A stretch of the Gracilinanus agilis isolate LMUSP501 chromosome 4, AgileGrace, whole genome shotgun sequence genome encodes the following:
- the LOC123244922 gene encoding putative olfactory receptor 2W6, with protein sequence MEVNDSSGGYFILMGFSDQPQLELVLSLFVFVLYTITLMGNMTIIILSFLDSRLHTPMYFFLRNLSFLDICFTTSIVPQMLTNIWGHNKRISYVGCLVQYSVALALGSTECVLLAVMAVDRYFAVCWPLRYATIMHQRLCHLLATTSWFSGFANSILQSSLAMVLPLCGHRQVDHFLCELLVIIKLSCVDTGSMESKMFIARLIILAIPVSIILTSYACIAWAVAKIRSAEGQRKAFGTCASHLMVVSLFYGTIMFMYLQPKNNYSQDQVKVMALIYTIVAPTLNPLIYTLRNKDVNRAMKKVMGKDET encoded by the coding sequence ATGGAAGTCAATGACAGCTCAGGAGGATACTTCATCTTAATGGGCTTTTCTGACCAACCTCAGTTAGAATTGGTACTTTCACTATTTGTCTTTGTGTTGTACACCATTACATTGATGGGCAATATGACcattatcattttatcttttctggACTCTCGGCTCCACACGCCTATGTACTTCTTCCTCAGAAATCTCTCCTTCTTAGACATCTGCTTCACTACCAGCATTGTCCCCCAAATGCTGACAAATATCTGGGGGCATAATAAAAGAATCAGTTATGTTGGCTGCTTGGTCCAATACTCAGTAGCCTTGGCTCTTGGCTCTACAGAATGTGTGCTCCTTGCTGTGATGGCTGTGGACCGCTATTTTGCTGTCTGTTGGCCCCTGCGCTATGCCACTATCATGCATCAACGACTCTGTCATCTCCTGGCAACTACTTCTTGGTTCTCAGGCTTTGCTAATTCAATCCTCCAGTCATCTTTGGCAATGGTGTTGCCATTATGTGGCCATCGCCAGGTAGACCATTTCCTGTGTGAGCTCCTTGTCATTATCAAGCTATCTTGTGTGGACACTGGGTCAATGGAGTCCAAAATGTTCATTGCTCGCTTGATCATTTTGGCCATACCTGTCTCTATCATCCTCACCTCGTATGCCTGTATTGCTTGGGCAGTGGCAAAGATCCGCTCAGCTGAGGGACAGAGGAAGGCTTTTGGGACCTGTGCCTCACACTTGATGGTGGTTTCACTGTTCTATGGGACTATCATGTTCATGTATCTTCAGCCCAAGAACAATTATTCCCAGGACCAAGTCAAGGTCATGGCCCTTATCTATACCATTGTAGCCCCTACCCTCAACCCTTTGATATATACACTGAGAAATAAAGATGTTAATAGGGCAATgaagaaagtgatggggaaagaTGAAACCTAG